A genomic region of Alnus glutinosa chromosome 11, dhAlnGlut1.1, whole genome shotgun sequence contains the following coding sequences:
- the LOC133881587 gene encoding glutamyl-tRNA reductase 2, chloroplastic-like produces the protein MAASTIGLATSLLTSASAKRTKATATAFSSAAFPSDQASVFYKRFEIRSQKIDSRALTASPLELLKSSPVNRYTKEGSCIVVIGLDVHSTPVEIREKLAIPEAQCPQAITELCAMNHIEEAAVLSTCNRMEIYVVALSQHRGVKEVTEWMSKISGVSVSELCKHRFVLYNKEATQHLFEVAAGLNSLVLGEGQILAQVKQVVKVGQGIAGFDRKVSGLFKHAITVGKRVRSETNIASGSVSVSSAAVELALTKLPDSSFANARVLVIGAGKMGKLVIKHLVAKGCRNMVVVNRTKERVAAIHEELKDVEIIYKPFSEMRACAAEADVVFTSTASETPLFTKEHVEMLPTVRSEIGRRIFIDISVPRNVEPSVSDLETAVIYNVDDLKEVVAANKEDRLRKAMEAGTIIQEELKKFEAWKDSLETVPTIKRLKSRCERIRDAELNKCLSKIGDDISGKSKEAIYDLSTAIVKKILHGPMENLRCDDTRTLDEILENMHALNRMFDLETDTAVLEQKVQAKMEQKRK, from the exons ATGGCGGCATCTACTATTGGTCTTGCGACCTCTCTTCTTACATCTGCGAGTGCAAAGCGAACCAAGGCCACTGCCACGGCGTTTTCGTCGGCTGCCTTTCCTTCCGATCAAGCTTCGGTATTCTACAAGCGCTTTGAGATCAGAAGCCAGAAGATCGACTCGAGGGCGTTGACTGCCTCGCCTCTTGAGCTGCTCAAGTCGTCTCCTGTTAACA GATATACAAAGGAAGGGAGCTGCATTGTGGTCATAGGCCTTGATGTTCACTCTACCCCAGTTGAGATACGTGAAAAACTAGCCATCCCAGAAGCACAGTGTCCTCAAGCCATTACTGAGCTCTGTGCTATGAACCATATAGAGGAAGCTGCTGTTCTTAGTACTTGTAACCGAATGGAAATATATGTTGTGGCTCTGTCTCAGCATCGTGGGGTTAAAGAAGTGACAGAATGGATGTCAAAG ATAAGTGGGGTTTCTGTTTCCGAGCTTTGTAAGCACCGGTTTGTGTTGTATAACAAGGAGGCCACCCAGCACCTGTTTGAAGTAGCCGCTGGGCTTAACTCTCTTGTTCTAGGGGAGGGTCAAATCCTTGCTCAGGTTAAACAAGTTGTTAAAGTTGGACAAGGAATAGCTGGCTTTGATAGGAAAGTCAGCGGGCTATTCAAGCATGCAATTACTGTTGGGAAGCGGGTTAGGAGTGAGACGAACATTGCATCAGGGTCAGTTTCTGTCAGTTCTGCTGCTGTGGAACTTGCCTTAACGAAGCTTCCAGATTCTTCTTTTGCTAATGCCAGAGTGCTGGTGATTGGAGCTGGGAAGATGGGGAAACTCGTGATCAAACACTTGGTCGCAAAAGGGTGCAGAAATATGGTTGTTGTGAACAGAACTAAAGAAAGAGTTGCCGCCATACATGAAGAGCTCAAGGATGTTGAAATAATTTACAAACCCTTCTCAGAAATGCGAGCGTGTGCTGCTGAAGCTGATGTAGTTTTCACCAGCACTGCATCAGAAACCCCATTATTCACGAAAGAGCATGTGGAGATGCTCCCCACCGTGCGATCAGAAATTGGAAGGCGGATTTTCATCGATATCTCAGTTCCTAGGAATGTGGAACCATCTGTCTCAGATCTTGAGACTGCAGTCATATACAATGTGGATGACCTTAAGGAAGTTGTGGCAGCTAACAAGGAGGATAGACTCCGAAAAGCTATGGAGGCTGGGACAATTATACAAGAGGAATTGAAGAAATTCGAAGCTTGGAAAGATTCCCTTGAGACTGTTCCCACCATCAAGAGGTTAAAAAGCCGTTGTGAAAGGATCAGGGATGCTGAGCTGAACAAGTGTTTATCAAAGATAGGTGATGACATCTCCGGGAAGTCAAAAGAAGCTATTTACGATCTTAGCACAGCTATAGTAAAAAAGATTCTTCATGGTCCAATGGAGAACCTGAGATGTGATGACACCCGTACTCTGGATGAGATACTTGAGAACATGCATGCTCTTAATCGAATGTTTGACCTCGAGACAGATACGGCCGTTTTAGAACAGAAAGTTCAAGCTAAGATGGAGCAGAAGCGTAAGTAA